ATCTGGCCCAGGAACGAACTTCCGGCCCAGTTTATGTAGTAGTCACGCCAGCAACGCCAGCAACGCCAGCTCATGGAACAATTGCTGGTCAGACTTGCGCTGCGAAGTTAGCTCTACACAATCACATGCGATTCAAGGGCTAGTTATGACTGTTTACTCATCTCGCCGCTAACACCACCTGGATCAGGGTCAGGTGTATACTGTGAAAGGGAGTACATGTGATGGAGGGTCAGTATTGGAAGTTTGTTCGTATATGATCTCGAGACGCTAGACTGCTACACCAAAGACCAGGCATGGCCGATTGCTAACTCTCTTACACAGTGTTCGTAGGATGGAGTTTTGGGTCGTTGTACGCGAGCAAGTAGCAATTGACAGAAATTGAAGTTGTACTCACGAGTAAATAGAAGGAACTGAGGAGAAGTAGGGCATGCCGGGGATTCTGCCAGCGGGAAGCTCTGCTGCCCGTTGCGTAGCAGTGTTTCGAACGCAGTCGAGGGCAGCAGTGGAGGGCAGGTGCTACCCACCGTCAGAGACAttcgtccatgtccatgccacTCCATGGCCGTACAGTCCATAGCTACTCGAATGACCCCTTGCAGCTGCCGTCTATGGTGTCCCAATATCCCTCCCGCCACCGGAGGAGTTGTCCGAGGTAAACTATAAACTGAATGGCCAGGAATATCTGTTCCAACTTTTGCTATAGCAATCATTCCACCATGGTGTGCACCTACTTCGTCCGCAGTGAGTCACTTAGAAGGGCCGTTCTGAGCGTTGCAGCTGTTGGCAGTCATGAATATACTTTCCCCCCTCTATATCTTGCCTGCGAGGGCCCCCCGTCCTTCCTTCCCATTTTCCCATCTACAAATCTCTTCACTCTTGGTATTATCAGCTCTGCTCATACTATCAAGCAAACTCAAACTCATCTTCTACTCTTACCTATCTCTTACTTCTACTTGACTTTACTACCAATTTTACCTCTCAATCTATCTCAAAATGAGTTTCTTCATGCAACAGCCCGTAGCCAACCAGGCTAGTAATGGGATGCCACTAAACTGGCATGCCATAGCCATAGCCGTGCAGGGCGTGCAAGGCACCCTAAATGAGATGATCAGAGAGGAGCGCAAAGGGATAGTCACCGATCTCGAGCGCATCCTCAAGAAAGCCCTAAGGCTAGGAGTTGAAGTGAGTCCCACAGCCCTAAGCCGGGTCGGGATCGAGATGAAGTATCTGCCCCTCGCCTGGGAACATACGATCATAGATCCCCAGAGCCTGAACAcagatttcttcttcaagcccATGCCAACGGAAACCATCCAAAAGCATGCACCGATCCTGGTCCCTGCTGACGACTCTGGGCATGTCCTGAACGTTGTGGACAGCCAAGGTCTGGCCCAGAATTCGGGGGACGCCCCGGAATCTGTCCAGGTCGAACAAGACAAGACCTCAGACGACGATGGGAACGTGGAATCGGACGGTGATGTCCTTCCGGTACATGGTAAGTTTACTCTTGCATGCTCGATTGACCTGTAACTGACAGCCCGCAGACTGTGAAGAATGCCAGGCTCTCTCCCGGCTGGCCGAGATAGAGGATCAGGTAGAGCTCACAACTCACTGGCCTGTCCTGGACTCTCGTGCCGCCGTGGACAGCCTTCACATTAACACAGCATTCAAAGTTTGGTGGACATTTGCCGAATTAGACAGGCAATGTCCCCCGAGGAACGATGTCATCAGTCTCGTCAACGCCACAAACTGGCGCGACCCGTAAGTCCTCTCCTCTAACGATGCAAGGAAGTATATACTGACCAGTCCAGGTTACGGCTTCAAAAGCCACACAACGTTTTTGGCCGCTACACAAATGCAGACTCCGAAATCACCGTGCCCCGGGAGTACACTCCCACCCATCGGTGGTTCGTTCAGAGTGTCTTTGTCGCGACAGAGGGTGAGCCTCACGAACAGTTTATCGTGGCGAGCCCCGGCCCTGACGACTTTTCCGGCGGCCTTGTACACAGCGAGATCATAACCATCCTCACGGCGATGATCACGCGGTACAAGAGCGGCCGTCCGCATATCAAAAGGCAGAAGGTCATGCCAGTAAGTCCTAGCTCACCCACTCACGGTAGACAGACGCTAATGGTAACAGGTTATGCTCATCTCTGTCATCAGGAACGTTGTCCGGGTTGTCCAGGCCCACTACAACGGACAAAATGTCGTTTTTAGGGTTTCCCAGGCCAACAACCCTGAGATGATGGCAGAGGCGAACGGGTATGAGCTTTTCGCCAGGTATCTTGCGTCAACCCCTGTTGGAGATACCGAGGACTACCCCATGGCCATGCCAGAACTACAGCAGGCATGGGGATTCAAGAGGACAAGTGAAGAAGCCGAtctcgaggacgaggccTTGCCTCCTGTCAAGAAACCTCGACTCGGCATTGGAGCTTGCTGAGTTGGTGATAGATTGGTGTTGTATTGACTTGGAGATAGGAGCCCGTTGCTCCTGAAATTAAAATTCCTTTTTCTATTTTGTGATATTTGATTCATGTTGCGAGGACCTTTTCCTGCTGTGCCTTTTCCTCAAAGAGGTTTTGCACATTGGGGTTTTTACTGGCTCGCAGCATGTCTTTTATTGATTTATTGATTTTCTTCCATCAAGGGTCTTCTATTATTGGTGATTTTACTACAGGGTTGACATTGGGAATTGTACTGGGGATGGTTGTATGTTAGTTGCTGCGAGGACCTTTTTCCCGGCCATGTCTTTTATCCTCAATGAGGTTTTGGCATGCCGTGTTTTTTACTGGCTCGCAGCGTGTCTTATTATTCTGAATTGAAATTGGGAGTACCATAAAATGGCTCACCATTACACACAAGCACACTGTCAATGCACCTCAATCGTAGTCCCAGGAGTAGTATCATGCCAACTAGAACATGACTTTCAAGAAACATGAGGTCCACTGAGTAAGGCTGTAGAACTAAACTAATCAGCTATTGCACTCCTGTAATATCCTATATTATCTTTCCTATCTAGGATTGGTTGAAGCTATTCGCGCAGCCTACCGCTATAGAACTGCATATTTTTGCGTATACATAAAATTATTTACAAAAGAAACAACCTGAAAACAATAGAcaataaataatagagaagcatagaatatatactaaGTGTAAGCTACTCAACATCATCGGCCCCCTCAAAAATAGCAACACCAACCCTCCGCTCCCACGTACTCCCCTCGCTATCCTCAACACTAACCGTAAAGTaatcaaccccagcatccCCAGTAGACGTATAAGTCGCAGTCCCCGACTCAACCTGCACCTCACCAAGCCCATTTTCCGTCTCCCCAACCGTAAACCCAGGATCCGTAAACCCAGCCACCAACTTCCCAAGCCCAACATCCACACTCCCACCCGGAGCAACAAAAACATGCGGATCGGCCATGAAATTCAAGTACCCTTCCAGCACCGTATACCCATCGTCACCAGTCGATCCATCCCACCAGTCCGCAATGCCGTTATCGTCCGCGTCCCAGGACGCGCTGCGCGAGACGGTGGGGAACTCTTCCAATCCGCCGGCGTCGGCTTCGTTGTCGATCAGGCCTGGTTTGCCCGTGACGGAACCCTCGTATGTTGTTGTGCCGTCGACGGTTTCTTGAACTATGCGTGCGTCGTGGTCGTCGAGGATTGGTTGGGATGCGCCGCTGTCGGAGAGGACGCGCTTGTATGCTTCTGTGGATGGTTGCTCGGTTATATGGGAGGGGAAGAATCTACCCACGTTAGCAAATGAATAGGTTTCTGAAAGGATGATTGGGTCGGGGGACGCACGGCTCATCGAAGAACTTCTGGTAGCTGGGGGCCGGGTCGATGCTGATATCGGCGTAGCAGGCTATCTCGGATGTCTGACCGgtgccgtcgtcgacgaACTGCGTTGAGTCCTGGTCGAAGATGCCTGGCATGGAGTTGCCGGCGCAGTGGTACTGCTGCTTTCCGGGGAGGTCGTCCTCGTACTGCCGTTGTTAGTAGGTATTTATACCGCTGGGAATGGGTGCAGGTACTGTAGCTTGGAGTGCATATGTTAGGTCACTTGCAGGACCCTGCTTATACAGATTTCCCACAAAGTTGACCTCCATTGCACCGCCGTCGGTGACTCGTCCGCCTGCAGAAACCGTTAGCCCTAACAACCATCCAGAAGACGGGGGGGAAAGTAAGGCACCGAAGTTATAAACAACGTTATTGCGAATATCCAACCGTCCCGCAAAATTCGCATTATCATCCACACCACCGCCCATactccagcttctcccctCTGCATGCGCAATCAGATTATGGTGCAGACTCGCAACATCACCCCCCACAGTCGCCGCATACCCATGCTCCGTGCCCTCAGGGTAATTCTGATGCCCCGCAGCATTCAACGGCTCCGAGATCATATTCCGCTGGAAGGTAATATTCTTCGCAGCCCTCGACGAGAACGACTCATCAATCGCCCAGCCCATCGAGCACCGATCAAAGATACAGTAATTCGACCCCTGCATTCCCATCCCGTCGACCGTCTCCCCAGTCGAAGAGCCAGGGCGCACGCGCAGATGTCGAACTATCACATCCGACGCCCCGGATAGCCCAAGCGGCCACCCCTGCACGGCGATGCCCTTCCCCGGTGCTGTTTGGCCGGCCAGCGTGATGTAGTTCCCGTTGACGGTCATGCGGGAGGTCGTGGTGATTACGCCGCCGACGTCGAAGATGACAGTCCGCGGGCCGGTTGCGATTGTTAAGGCGTGGCGCAATGTGCCTGGGTCTTCGGTGTCGTCGAGGCTGGTTACTTTGACGACTTTGCCGCCGCGTCCGCCGCGTGCGAATCGGCTGTGGTTGTTAGTTAGGGATATTCCAAGGGTTTTATCAGACGAACCCGTATCCTTCTGCACCGGGGAAGGCTAGATGGGCAAGGCGGAACATGAAGGTGCGTCCGGTGTAGGTGGTATTCCCGGAGACGACATCAACGCGCCAGTAGAAGGTGTCGAGGGTGTTGAGGCCTGCCACTGTTAGTAGGATGGATAATATTACACTGTATACTTACCTGATAAAGTCACACTCGGCTCACTCAGTCCTTTACCAGTCTCCGcgaggtcgtcctcggctGTACCAAGATACACATTGTACGTAGGAGACTCAACACCAGTTGGAGCCCTCCAAGAGGCAGTGACACTATCATCCTCAGGCTCCAAACGCTCGTCGCGGTTCGCAGGAGTCGGGAAGGAGACCTGGTTTCCTATAGCGGGAGTATCGATCTCGAAGCCATTCAGGAAGACGAGGCCGTCGCCGCCATTCGGGGTGTATGTGATCTCGACAGCCTCGTCAGGCGATGAAACCGAAAAGGCAATGTACGACGTCTGCGACTCCCAGATATTGTCTACTCGGACCGACGGTTCAACCTGCCTTCATCAGCCATCTTTCCTAAGTAATGGAACATGGAACATGGAACATGGAACATACCTCATCAAGCTCCTCGCCCCCAGCAGAAACCGCCACACTGGCAGCAGAGTCCTCAGGCTCTGACCACAGATTATGCCATGTAAGCAGCGTATGCTCACCCTCTTCCAACCCCAGAATCGACAGCGTAATAGGCCCCGGATTATCCGGGTCCGTGGTGATACCCTGGTTCACAACGCGCTCGCCCAGGTGCGAGACAGCCCGCGTGTACTGGTACTTGTAGTAATCGCCCTGCAGGTACGACCCCTCGGGCGCGGAGACGGTGAAATTGACATCGTTAAACGAGGCAGAGGAGCTCTGCGCTTCGCTTTCGACTTCGAATGTCGAAAAGTCGGGCTCGGCGAGTTGGCGCACGCTTGACGACATCAAACGTACCCTGAGCTGGGCCTCTGTGGCCGTAAGGGAGGCAGCCAGCGCTGCGAGTTTTAGGATGTTTTTCATTTTGAGACCTACCTCTGTATCGCGGCGTGCAGTTTGAACTGGAAATTCCATgctttaataaagattcaGTCGCCGCCAAGCCGACAGGACCAGGGTTTGTATAGATGAAACGTCCGTGCCGACGAGATCCGCAATACCGACGCAGAAATTATGCTACGTATTTTCCGAGATCGACAGGTCCTGACTCGCACTGTTGAACAGGCTGAGACCCTGAGAGGCTGATCGTCGCTGTCTGTGTCTACGTGAAACGCCACCACAAGTCGGCTAAATAAGAATTGGCCGCAGAGCGAACTGTCGTGGCTTCGTTCTTCAGGAACGCTCACTGACTCAGGATTCCTGTCTCGTACTTTACCGTTCGGCTGTCCGGAGTAGACAGGAGTTCGTTACAGTTTATTCGTTTAATGCTGCAGGCGAGTACGAGCTGTGGCCCTGTAATGCCGGCTTGCGTCTCATGTATAGCTGCAATGCAAGTTATTCCTATGTCTATTAGTATCGTAGGAGTGGTCCGTGTTGCGGGAGGCATTGATCTGCTATCTCCTAATTGTTCCTCTGCCGACGTTCTATGGAGATTATTGCTATCACAAAGTAGCACATTGATAGTTAATGTATAATTTGACGACGTTTGTCCAAAAGTCATCGAAACCTTGCGATATCAGggtatattaatagataaaaagaCCATACAGCCATACAATACCAAAACAGCCAGTCTATGGCGCATAAGCCCCAGAATACCCAGAATTGATCGCAAACGACGGATCCTTATGAAAAGCCTCATACGGGGTATCCTTCCTGAGCCTCAAATCCGCCCCAACACCCAATCTCCCAACAGCCTGATCTCCATTCTCGTCCCCACCAACCAAatccccaacccagccaggCGTGCGCTCAAACACCGCAGCACGATGCGGCCCCGCAGCCACCTTCATCGGCAGCGGTGGCGCAATGCTCCCAGCCATACGCATCATCGCGAACGAGTCCAGCATCATCGTCCACCGCGGCTCCCACGCCGCATAGATTCCCAGCGCGAGCAGAGCCAGGAGGTGGATTCCTATGAGAATAGAGAGCACGATAACGCCGGCCACTGAGATAGAAGGGACCTCCACATCCGCGCCCAGATCATAGCTAACAACAAGCGAGGCGTCGAGGTACGAGGCGACGAGACCCTGAATGCGTGCCCTGTTCGCGAGAAACGCGGCTGCGGTGAACCCGCGCGAGACGTAGGTTGTGTTCCCGTGGAAGAGGTCCAGCCAGGTGTAAACGCGGTCCCAGGGATCCTCGGAGCGGCCGTATTGCTGGCAGTATCGGTTGGAGGTGTAGCTTCTTGATTCGAGGAGGCTGGCTAGGGGCGCGATGTCGAGGCAGTAGCCTGTGAGGTTTTGTTGGAGTTCGAAGGG
This region of Aspergillus puulaauensis MK2 DNA, chromosome 5, nearly complete sequence genomic DNA includes:
- a CDS encoding uncharacterized protein (CAZy:PL1;~COG:S;~EggNog:ENOG410PW92;~InterPro:IPR013783,IPR012334,IPR011050;~SECRETED:SignalP(1-19)), with amino-acid sequence MKNILKLAALAASLTATEAQLRVRLMSSSVRQLAEPDFSTFEVESEAQSSSASFNDVNFTVSAPEGSYLQGDYYKYQYTRAVSHLGERVVNQGITTDPDNPGPITLSILGLEEGEHTLLTWHNLWSEPEDSAASVAVSAGGEELDEVEPSVRVDNIWESQTSYIAFSVSSPDEAVEITYTPNGGDGLVFLNGFEIDTPAIGNQVSFPTPANRDERLEPEDDSVTASWRAPTGVESPTYNVYLGTAEDDLAETGKGLSEPSVTLSGLNTLDTFYWRVDVVSGNTTYTGRTFMFRLAHLAFPGAEGYGRFARGGRGGKVVKVTSLDDTEDPGTLRHALTIATGPRTVIFDVGGVITTTSRMTVNGNYITLAGQTAPGKGIAVQGWPLGLSGASDVIVRHLRVRPGSSTGETVDGMGMQGSNYCIFDRCSMGWAIDESFSSRAAKNITFQRNMISEPLNAAGHQNYPEGTEHGYAATVGGDVASLHHNLIAHAEGRSWSMGGGVDDNANFAGRLDIRNNVVYNFGGRVTDGGAMEVNFVGNLYKQGPASDLTYALQATYEDDLPGKQQYHCAGNSMPGIFDQDSTQFVDDGTGQTSEIACYADISIDPAPSYQKFFDEPFFPSHITEQPSTEAYKRVLSDSGASQPILDDHDARIVQETVDGTTTYEGSVTGKPGLIDNEADAGGLEEFPTVSRSASWDADDNGIADWWDGSTGDDGYTVLEGYLNFMADPHVFVAPGGSVDVGLGKLVAGFTDPGFTVGETENGLGEVQVESGTATYTSTGDAGVDYFTVSVEDSEGSTWERRVGVAIFEGADDVE